From a single Novipirellula caenicola genomic region:
- a CDS encoding cation:proton antiporter: MNNLDLTLHLFLQIAVILLVCRGVGWVAAKFGQPQVVAEMIAGVALGPSLFGLWLPEWQQSLFPWDPTQTSRDSQSYLYPISQLGLALYMFVVGMEFRLDIVRQHFRSSLAVSVAGMLVPFVFGSALAWFFVRHTSLFMPQTGLIEAMLFLGASLCITAFPMLARIIHSKGLAGTRMGTVAIGAGAIDDAAAWCLLALVLASFDDDFSLAYWSIGGGIAFILTAVIVIRPLLSRLLDGNRPNEHSLHPASLAIALAAMSLGAWFTDKIHLHAVFGAFIIGTVIPRGAVTRELIQRIEPLTVAILLPLFFTYSGLNTQITVLDSFYQWGLCGIVLLIAIVGKGAACAMAAWKTGVPGRESLGIGVLMNARGLMELIVINIGLQRGLISEELFVMLVLMAIVTTLMTSPIFDWLVQRSPDRSTSTMDE, translated from the coding sequence ATGAATAACCTTGACCTAACGCTGCACCTTTTCCTGCAGATCGCTGTGATCTTGTTGGTGTGCCGAGGCGTTGGATGGGTAGCGGCGAAATTTGGCCAACCGCAAGTCGTAGCAGAGATGATTGCAGGGGTTGCACTGGGGCCCTCGTTATTTGGTCTTTGGTTGCCCGAGTGGCAGCAATCGCTGTTTCCATGGGATCCGACCCAAACGTCGCGAGATTCGCAGAGCTATCTGTATCCGATTTCTCAACTCGGATTGGCACTCTACATGTTCGTCGTTGGCATGGAGTTTCGGCTCGATATTGTTCGCCAACACTTTCGCAGCTCGCTTGCCGTTTCAGTCGCCGGGATGCTGGTTCCGTTTGTCTTTGGTTCGGCATTGGCGTGGTTCTTTGTCCGACATACGTCGTTGTTCATGCCGCAAACCGGCCTGATCGAAGCCATGTTGTTCTTGGGCGCTTCATTGTGCATCACCGCGTTTCCAATGCTGGCTCGGATCATTCACAGCAAAGGTCTCGCGGGAACTCGGATGGGGACAGTCGCCATTGGGGCTGGCGCGATTGACGATGCCGCGGCTTGGTGTTTGTTAGCACTCGTGTTGGCCAGTTTTGACGATGATTTTTCGTTGGCATACTGGAGCATCGGCGGCGGGATCGCATTTATCTTGACCGCCGTGATCGTGATTCGGCCACTGCTGAGCCGATTGCTTGATGGGAATCGCCCCAATGAACATTCGTTGCATCCAGCGAGTTTGGCGATCGCGCTGGCCGCCATGTCGCTTGGAGCTTGGTTCACGGACAAAATTCATTTGCACGCGGTATTTGGTGCCTTCATCATTGGCACCGTGATCCCACGCGGAGCGGTGACTCGCGAATTGATCCAGCGAATTGAACCGCTTACGGTCGCAATCTTGTTGCCACTTTTCTTTACCTATTCAGGCTTGAACACGCAAATCACGGTGCTGGACAGCTTCTATCAATGGGGGCTGTGCGGAATCGTGCTGCTGATCGCGATCGTTGGCAAAGGAGCGGCATGCGCGATGGCGGCGTGGAAGACCGGCGTTCCCGGGCGTGAGTCGCTCGGGATCGGCGTGCTGATGAACGCGCGAGGGTTGATGGAATTGATCGTGATCAATATCGGTTTGCAACGCGGATTGATCTCTGAAGAGCTGTTCGTGATGTTGGTGTTGATGGCGATCGTTACCACATTGATGACTTCGCCTATCTTTGATTGGCTCGTGCAGCGATCGCCCGATCGTTCGACATCGACGATGGACGAATAG
- a CDS encoding calcium/sodium antiporter, which yields MTYLLLLLGLAILVFGAELLVRGAVTLAGAARISPLVIGLTVVAFGTSAPELAVSSVSSLKGDAAIALGNVVGSNIFNVLLILGVSAVIVPLSVSSQLVRLDVPIMILGSMVVWLAAYDGTIGRWEGGGMLLSFLLYTAWLIRAGRNETKSDELAVETQVSPRKLIVSLVLLLIGLVALVFGADLLVDSATVIARQLGVSDMVIGLTIVAAGTSLPELATSIVAAMRGQRDIAVGNIVGSNVFNLMMVLATAAVLGADGVPVADAVLWFDLLVMFWVAILCWPIFLSHAVVSRAEGAVMLMLFLIYNGLLVGGVLHLQWVATAKTLLVFGLLPIVCVVVSYVAWKHTRPQSPADRSADQAS from the coding sequence ATGACCTACCTATTGCTGTTGCTCGGCTTGGCCATTTTGGTGTTTGGAGCCGAACTACTTGTGCGTGGGGCGGTGACGTTGGCAGGGGCGGCTCGCATTTCACCGCTGGTGATCGGTTTGACCGTCGTCGCGTTCGGAACGAGTGCGCCGGAGCTTGCCGTTTCCTCGGTTTCCAGTTTGAAGGGCGACGCAGCGATCGCGCTGGGGAACGTTGTCGGCAGCAATATCTTCAACGTTTTGTTGATTCTTGGCGTATCCGCCGTCATTGTTCCGCTATCGGTGTCGTCCCAGTTGGTTCGTCTTGATGTGCCGATCATGATCCTCGGTTCGATGGTGGTTTGGCTAGCTGCCTACGATGGCACCATCGGACGTTGGGAAGGCGGCGGTATGTTGCTGTCTTTTCTGTTGTATACCGCATGGTTGATTCGCGCGGGCCGCAACGAAACCAAATCAGACGAACTGGCGGTCGAGACGCAGGTTTCGCCACGAAAGTTGATCGTAAGCCTTGTCTTGCTGTTGATCGGTTTAGTGGCGTTGGTTTTCGGCGCCGATCTGCTTGTCGATTCGGCAACGGTGATCGCCCGCCAGCTTGGTGTCAGTGATATGGTAATCGGATTGACCATTGTGGCTGCGGGAACCTCGTTACCTGAATTGGCAACATCGATTGTTGCAGCGATGCGAGGCCAACGTGACATTGCGGTCGGAAACATTGTCGGCAGCAACGTGTTCAATCTGATGATGGTGTTGGCCACTGCGGCGGTGTTAGGAGCCGACGGTGTCCCGGTTGCCGATGCGGTGCTGTGGTTCGACCTCCTCGTCATGTTTTGGGTGGCGATTCTCTGTTGGCCGATCTTTCTTTCGCACGCGGTCGTTTCGCGAGCCGAGGGCGCTGTGATGTTGATGCTGTTTCTGATTTACAACGGATTGCTGGTCGGCGGGGTGCTGCATTTGCAGTGGGTTGCGACAGCCAAAACGCTACTTGTTTTTGGATTGCTGCCAATCGTTTGCGTGGTTGTCAGTTACGTCGCTTGGAAACACACGCGGCCCCAGTCGCCCGCTGATCGTAGCGCCGACCAAGCATCGTAA